The Methanobrevibacter olleyae genomic interval ACAGATGCAATGTATAATGCAGCAGCAGCTACACCAGTTGGACCTCTGCCAGAAGTTAAACCTTTTTCCATTGCTTTTTCAATGATTTCAATAGATCTAGATTGTACTTCACCAGATAAACCAAGTTCAGTTGCAAACCTTGGAACATAGTCTACTGGAGATGTAGGAGGTAATTTAATATTTAATTCTCTTGTTAAAAATCTGTAAGTTCTTCCAACTTCCTTTTTACTTACTCTTGAAACTTCTGCAATCTCATCTAAAGTACGAGGCACTTTACATCTTCTACAAGCTGCATATAAAGAAGCAGCTACCACACCTTCAATACTTCTTCCACGAATAAGCTTATTTTCTACAGCGCTTCTATAAACAACAGACGCCGCTTCCCTTACACTTCTTGGAAGGCCTAATCTTGAAGAGTCTCTGTCTAACTCACTTAATGCAAAAGCCAAGTTACGTTCAGTAGCACCAGAGATTCTGATCTTTCTTTGCCATTTTCTTAAACGATACCATTGAGCTCTGTTTCTTGCAGGAATATCTCTACCATAAATATCTTTATTCCTCCAGTCAATCATAGTACTTAAACCTTTATCGTGAATAGTGTAAGTGATAGGAGCACCTACTCTTGTACGTTTGTCTCTTTGCTCATGATCAAATGCTCTCCATTCCGGACCCATATCTACAAGGTTTTCATCAATAACTAAGCCGCAGTTAGCACAAACTACTTCTGCCCTTTCATAGTCACCAATTAAATCTGTTGATCCGCATTGAGGACATACTGTTTGTTTTTCACCATCAGAGCCCTCTTTTTTTCTTCTTCTAGAAGTTCTTTGAGAATTTACAAGAACCTCATCAGATAATCCTTCTTTCGTGTTCTCCTCTCCTATTAAAATTAATTTGATAGTTTTCTCTAAAAATCAATAGAGAATAAAGTTTTTTTTAAATTGAACTATTTATTTCTTCTTTTCTTAAAAGTGGATTTTCTACTTTTAAATTTTCTAGAGTTAGATTTTGAATTTTTTCTAGAATTCCTCTTGTTTTTATCTCTCTTATTGATTTTATCCATTTCATTTTTAGTAGAAACAAATAGTTTTTCACCATGTCTACTTTCAAGATCCCTTCTATTTACTGACCTAAAAATATTAACAGAAACATATGGTTTTTTAACAGGGCCAAAAATAGAATAAACCTTACCTATTTTTTCTTTATCATTAGTAAAAACAAAAGCTCCTGCTGGAGGAGTCTTGGTGGTTTTAACAATAAGCTTTCCAGAATTAGCAAGGTGTGAAATATTTCCTAAAAATTTCATAAAAAATCACTTAAAAATAAACTTAGTACAAGATAATATAAAGGCCCTATAATATATAAATGTTTCGATGCCTTTATATATAAAAAAAATTCTTATTAAAAAGTATTTCTAAAAAATCTTAATAATAAGTTTTTAATACTTTAATTTTTATTCTTTAATCTAATAAACAATTGATTAAAAATAATTAAAAAATTAACTAAGTGTTTAATGCCAAAATTTCTTCATTTAAATTAATGACATTCATTACTATTTGAAATAAACAAAGAACTATTAAGTTAAGAATTTATTAAAAATATTTATAAAATATTAAAAATATTTATAAAATATTAAAAATATTTATAAAATATGAGACTGTAAAATTTTATAGGCTTTTTTTATTTTTTTATTTTTTTCTTCGTTAAATAAAAATAGGTTATTTTTTTCTTTAATTTTGAAATAAAGGATTTAAAAATAGTAAATTACTTAAATAAGTGAGGACAAATAATATTTTATGACTAAACAAAACAAATTTGTCCTCAATACTAATATAAACTTCATACAACTTAAACTTTTTGATTTTAAAAATGAAAAAATAAATCCCAATGAAATTATTGAGAAAAGGCTCAATAAAAGACCAAAAATTAAAAATAATA includes:
- a CDS encoding transcription initiation factor IIB; translated protein: MGEENTKEGLSDEVLVNSQRTSRRRKKEGSDGEKQTVCPQCGSTDLIGDYERAEVVCANCGLVIDENLVDMGPEWRAFDHEQRDKRTRVGAPITYTIHDKGLSTMIDWRNKDIYGRDIPARNRAQWYRLRKWQRKIRISGATERNLAFALSELDRDSSRLGLPRSVREAASVVYRSAVENKLIRGRSIEGVVAASLYAACRRCKVPRTLDEIAEVSRVSKKEVGRTYRFLTRELNIKLPPTSPVDYVPRFATELGLSGEVQSRSIEIIEKAMEKGLTSGRGPTGVAAAALYIASVLLGERKTQRDVADVAGVTEVTIRNRYKELTEQLEMGVTL
- a CDS encoding Gar1/Naf1 family protein, encoding MKFLGNISHLANSGKLIVKTTKTPPAGAFVFTNDKEKIGKVYSIFGPVKKPYVSVNIFRSVNRRDLESRHGEKLFVSTKNEMDKINKRDKNKRNSRKNSKSNSRKFKSRKSTFKKRRNK